The Vitis vinifera cultivar Pinot Noir 40024 chromosome 1, ASM3070453v1 DNA segment ccttggttgaaaatgaaatgaaaacatAATGATAGACAACTTCACAGTGGATTCATGGCATCCATATATCATCTGAGTATGAATAGGCCAACAGAAAAAGGGAGGTTATAGACGATAATCCTGTTGAACAGAGCCATTTACTATACAGTGGAGTTTGTCTAGCGCTGAGCTGCGAGTCTACGAGGGTTGATGCGGATGCGGGCTTTAGACACCTCCGATGATAAGATAATTGGCATATCCTTTAAACTGGgacaaacgacgtcgttttactGTTGTCCCAGCCTAAAATATCTGTTGGCTCCCCAAAACTGAAAAACCAGAAGAAAACTTGAACTTTCAGTGTCATCAGATGAATTAAGCCTTCTTCGATGGTGATTCTGGCAACACTACCAGGTTCTTCTAGCCTCTTCTCCTCTCTCCCTCAAGGCCCTCCTCCAAATGACTCCACCACATCAACACCTCCTCAGCCGCCCATCCCAATTCCCAAATACCCACCACCTCTCAAATCCCAAAAATCCTCAAGACCTCCAACTAAACCCCCCACTCCCGCCTTCAAAACCGTTCATCACCGTTCCAAATATTACAAGCCCGTCTCCGATGGCGTTATCGCATCGGATGGTGACCGCTCCGTCGTCATCGGCGAATCCGGCGTGTCATATCTCCTCCCCGGAGCACCATTCGAGTTCCAGTTCAGTTACTCCGAGACGCCCAAAGCTAAGCCCTTGGCAATCCGGGAGCCGGCATTCTTGCCCTTTGCTCCGCCCACAATGCCAAGGCCGTGGACTGGGAAGGCGCCATTGAAGAAATCCAAGAAGAAGATTCCACTCTTTGATTCCTTTAATCCGCCTCCGCCGGGAACCAAGGGGGTGAAGCGTGTGGAAATGCCAGGGCCGTTTCCGCTTGGGAAGTTTCCCGTGGAAGGGAGGACGAGGGAGGAGATACTCGGAGAGCCATTGAGCAAGGCAGAAATACGGATGCTTGTTAAACCCTATTTGTCTCATAATCGCCAGGTTAATCTCGGTGAGTTATCCGTATTTTGAACTTCAATTTCAGTGATTCATGTTGCTTTTCTTCCATTGGCTTAATTACATGCTGGtgttttgttgaattttttattataaataaatgaaaatatattaaagagaaaagagagtaTGCACGATGTATACATGTTGGAGTTTTGTTGATTGTTTATGATTGAATGGTGTAGGAAGGGATGGGCTAACCCATAATATGTTGGAGTTGATACATTCACATTGGAAGCGTCAACGAGTTTGTAAAGTTCGTTGCAAAGGTGTTCCGACAATTGACATGGATAATGTTTGCCATCATCTTGAGGTTTTCATTTCCAACACTATATCTAATAATGTCCGCAATGCTCCTTATGTGTTAGCCATGTATGCATGCTCTTGGTGTTTAAGCTTCTGTGTAAGAACTTCTCTATGATATATGTCACTAAAATAAATGTTTCAAGCCACTCGTGGCACAAGCGGAGTCCTTTCTGAAATTTCTTGTAGAGGTAGGAAGTCAGTTGTTCCTCTTAAACCCTGTTCTTTCACCTGGCCAAAGTCTTGCAGGATATTATTTCTTGTATATTTTCCTGCAAATAAATGGATTCTAAATGTTTATAAGGATCTTGAATCCTATAGAGTACTACTTTAAGATGCTACTTTCCGCATCACGAAGAATTACTCATAATAACTCACCTGGTATTTCCTTTGTTGATACCTAATTTGACTGAGTATGGTCCTATGGTTAAATACTTAAATTGTCATGATACACAAGATTAATGACCTGTAGAAGTCATGCAATTAGTAGCACCATACTTATATTAATGCCATACATGCACTAGTAATCCTTGTGTTGATTGTTTTGGCTACTTTGATGCTACCTTATCAAGTCTGCCACTACTTTTATTACTCTAACAAAGGAGAGATGGCCCCTAATATCTTCTACTCATCTCAAGGTAAAAGCATTCACATCATGGGGCGAATAGAGGAGGGTTCCAATATGCTAATGTGGCATGAGAGGTCACTTCCCCATTTCCACCATTTCATCTTGGCGGCTTCATTGGCCTCTTCTTATTCCATTAAAAAGATATCTCCAGTAGTTGTCTTCATACTCCCCCAAAATGATCCTAACTcctaagagtgtgtttgagagtgtttctatttgaaaagcTTTTAGTTGAAGTGTTTTCTCTAGAAATTTTTTGGGAGGATTAATTATCAAGCGCTTCTCTAGGAAGTACtagtgatttttcaattttttttaagtgctgtctaaattttgtcaaatgcCTTGTTTTTTCCAAAAGCACTTTTTATActagaaatgttttctaaaagcaCTGCTAAGTGGACTCCAAGTGTGTTATCATCATAGAAAAATATCTCTTACACATATTGAAAATGCCTAGTGGCATAACACCTAGATGCTTCTTGTTTACTTAAGTTTCGAGCATAGCCAAAGGAAACCTAGTTAAGTTTGTTGCCCGGTTGCAGTGGGCTCCATCGAGTGTATGGGTTGGTTTTTATTTTGGTGGCTAGAGTTGGAGGTTCCCCCAAGTGGGATTGTGCCATATATTATTGAGTAGGTCTCAAAGGGAACAAGAGAAGGGGGTAGACTATCTCTCGGGACATGTTTCCCTATCACCAGATCTTTGTCCTGAAAGATCAATTGATTATGCACATGGTGTCATTTTATTAATCCATTTACACATGGTGTTGTCATATTGGTTCATATGATTTATCAATGTAGTTGATTTTTATTCAAGAAACTCCTACTAATTGGCTTTGGTATAACTAACTCTTCATTTCAGAAGCTCATTCTTTGAGTCCGCTATTTGGGTCTATTGTCATTCTCTCCAACCCCTTTCAATTCTCACTCCATTCCATTGTTCCCTTGAACTAGAAGACCTCACCATACATGTGATTATGGTCTCctgaaaaaaaatcccataaTAAACACcctgtttgaagtttttaacttttctGTTGCCAATGTGCCATTCCAGCTAATAATCAGAGTGAAACAACATCCTACATCTCCATTATTAACTATGaaaattagataaaatttttgtttggtttgcaCTTAAGTGTTCTTCACAATTCCAGGAAAAGACTGGGGGTAAAATCATTCATCGAGTTGGTGGTGTAGTTTATCTTTTTCGTGGCAGAAACTACAATTATCGTACTCGTCCGCAGTACCCAGTGATGCTCTGGAAACCAGCTGCTCCTGTTTATCCAAAACTCATACAAGAAGCCCCAGAAGGATTGACAAAATTTGAAGCTGACGAGTTGCGAATGAAGGGGAAAAATCTTATACCAATCTGTCGATTAGGTAAATCATCCACCACTGGTTCTTTACCAATTTATTTTGCCTGGATTTGAATATCATGTTAAGAATTCAAAtaccattttattttgttctctctctcacacacacttGATAGAGTGCCATATTCCAAGCATataactttttccttttcctaaaCATCCTGTTTTTACTACCTTAAATTGCAACATATTTGGCAATTGTTttcagaaaaacaaaaacaaaacaggTGAACCCAAACATGTTTTTAGCAAAACTGTCACTCTTTTGGAAACAGAAACAGTAAAGCAGGAATGGAAACCGATGCCAAATATCCCCTTAATTTTTCAATTGTCATTGCACCATGTAAGACATGGTCTCAACTGATTGGCATATTCTATTCTGGGTAGCTACCCTTTTGCTTCAGGTGACACTTTAAACTTCTGAATTCAATCATGCTCTCTCCCAGTTATATGTACTTTTACATATCAAATCAATGCTTAAAATTTGTTACATGTTAAAAGTGGCGAGGGCCTAGGTTGGGGATGTGAGAGGTTCCAACTTCAGGTCTTAGCAGGGAATGAAACAGAGTTAcctataaaaacataaataaaataaaatatgaatttgcACCATCATGTGGAAAATCATTTTGCTCAAAATTTCTTTTCCAGTCCTACTAATATGTATGCACCCTTACTGGGCTCAGCTTATGTTATGTTGTCTATACTAGTAGGTGCATTCTGATTACATATTTCTCTAGAATGCAGTGAAAAATGGAGTATATATTTCCTTAGTGAAAGATGTGAGGGATGCTTTTGAAGGAAGTCCATTGGTGAAGATTGACTGTAAAGGGATGCATGCAAGTGATTACAAAAAGATAGGTGCCAAGCTTAAGGTTTGTTTAACTTTCTGTTCTTGTAAGTCATCAGAGTGTTTAGACTGAAGGTTTAATTCTTCACATGATTGACTGGAATGATTGGACAAGATTTATATTCTGAACCCATAGTTGCAGTAGTTTATTTATGCTTTGTTTTCGGCTTACACGGTTGCTGCTGTCTTTTGTCTTCTAACATTTTTCCTCTCAACCCTGGACAGGAATTGGTTCCTTGTGTGCTACTTTCTTTTGATGATGAACAGATATTAACATGGAGGGGACATGGTTGGAAATCAATGTACCAAGGAGCTCCTTCTTTCCTCATTCCTGTTGTTGCTGATGTTGCAAGTGGCTTGGAAGGTTCAGGTATGCCCTAATTCCTGTTTTTTGGGCTTCTTGTCAGGTGTCACTACTTGCAAGAGACGCAGTTTCCTGGAAATTGCATTCCCAAGGatgatatttttgaatttgactGTTTTTCTTTGAAAGATCCTATCTAGCAGGGCACTTTCTCTATGGAACGCTCCTTTATTctccttttctttatttatcaaGTTTTTGAATCATAACTTTAAACTTTTGTATCTGGGGAAAACTTCTTTCCATTTGATAGAAATTGTTCTCACACTCCCAGTAAGATATGGTGTGTTGTTATAAGTGTAGCAAAGAATTGCAGGAGATTAAAAACATACCATTAGAAATCATGCATTTCATCCTTTTCGGTccaaaaggattttttttttcctagtaaCACTTGTCAATCATGCTTGATTGTCAAGCTGCCTTTGTCCATTGTTCCATGCCACTGCTTGATAATATTTACGACCAGATGACTCATACTACCATGTTGTAGCTTGGATTCTATTTTGATGGTTCCAtgttcccttttttcttttcttgcttgTTTGGCAGGCATTCCCAAGAGCAACCATCATAGACTGGATACTAAAGCAGTGAGCGCAAGCCCTAAAATGATGTCTCTGTGGAAGAGTGCAATTGAGTCAAGCAAAGCATTGTTGCTGGATGAGACTGGTCTTGGTCCGGATGCTCTTTTGAAGGTAGTAGAGGAATTTGAAGGCATTTCACAGGCCACCGAGCACTCCTATCCAGCTTTAGTGATGTCAAGTGAAGATGGAACTGGTGGTACAAAGGCAGAGTATGAAGGTTATAATAGTGAGGATTATAGTGAAGATGAGATGtacaatgatgatgatgatgatgaatacTTGGTGAATGAGTCATTGGAAGAGATGGAATCACCAGTTCCACTGGGTTCCTTACCTGTTGATCTGTTAGCTAAGCAGCTTGGTGAGGAATGAAGGTGAAGAGAAAGATGTGGTGCGGTTGGCTTGGGATATCTTGTTCCTCGTTATTACCATAACAAGTGTACCGTAGAGTCTGGAAGATGATTAGTTAAGAAATGGTAAAGTTTTGGGGTAAGAAATGCAAATTGATTTGACTAATTGATTCCTTGTATAATTGCATTCGTATTGtataaatttggataaaagttTGACGATGAAATGAAATAAAGGAAATGTCCCATACTTTGATGAGTACCATTAGGAGCATGCGATGCATCAACACACCAACACATGTTTCCAAACACAACCACTGTAAAACATTACACTACTCACTGCAAAACACTGATTAGATAACACGGCAACAAAAAAACCACCAGCAGCCCAACCTAAGCAGGCTACCCAACTTCATTGCCATCATCATCCTCTCCATTTTCACCACCGTCAGCCTCCTCCTCATCACCATGCTCAGCAttttcaccaccttcatcaacaTCAGAATCATcctcaacctcaacctcatTACCACCCTCATTGCCATCATCATCCTCAACCTCATTACCACCCTCATCATCTTCCTCTTCcgcttcctcctcctcctcatcGGCAACATTGATACCATGAATATTTTTGGAACGATGCTCTAGCAAGTTAATCTTTCTTGCAAATGCATTATAGCATTTAGAACAAACATGGTGCCATTTCCGATGCCGGTCGGAATTGTAGTGCTTAATGccattagagttttgaaattcaTCACCACATTTTAGACATTTGTACCTATTATTAGGATTAAGAAACTCAATATGCTCCATATTGAAGTTGTAACaagaaatgtgaatttcacaagatatatatagtttaaaaaaacaaaatggtaACATGCAATAATGCAAAAATTGTTTATCATGCAAAAAATATGACATTATTctagaataataaaatttaggtaaagtaaaaaatttagattaaaaGTATCATATTGTTTCTAGAATAGTAAAAtctcataattaaaaattaaaactatattacttctaaaataatgaaattccaTCACATTTGAAATTACTTTAGGTTAGATTAGAAAAAACTAATTAGACAATTGAAATTAAATCCAATCCTACCAAAAAACTTTTAACATAATTAGTATGTTGCAAATAAAATTTCTGATTGTAAGTACACAACTTTTTGCCAATAATCACTACAACAATAAATATATCTACCAACATATTtgattacaaaaataattacttttaattttgcATAAATATATCGattcataaatataatttaaaatatttttagaattttcataatttcttttaatcttaTACCATATCACATAATGCCTTTTATTAATAGTAATATATCAAACATTCTAGTACTTTGTAGTCCTTTTCTAATACTtcattttgaaaggaaaattgtaaccgatcattattatattatggaaatattttaaacatatgaAAGTAATTACTTTCTAATAATTGctttttgagagaaaatcacgaaatatcattaatatattattgaaatgttttatacataattatttaatcttttcttaattttttatatcaaattatagaaataaatattaattcaatttatatttcACTCctttatatgtatattttagaaaattgccATTTCTTGATGAAatagtttcaaaaaaatttcataatttctctagcattataatttttattgtataatGCAAGTGTATAAGATAAatttttgagttccaaaaaCCTTATGCACATAATAAGAGGGTAATCCCCACTAAAAAAACAAGATTagatacttaaaataaaaagacaaaaattattacaagaaatataaaaggttaaaaaagaattattataaGATATAACAACGGCAATACAATATTTCAATGTAAAGAAAGTTCAGGTCTCATCCAAAATAGTGGAGATGCCCACAATTGAGTACGATGAAAAATGGGCTTAAAGAGATGAGTTTTTATGTTAAAAACTCCCATATCATGGCAACCATATGTATTTTCAAAGTAACCTTCCTTATAGTCATCCAAAAAGTAGATATGATTGCTTTTAAATCCATCAAATTTTTTAGTAGATATCGAAATAGCTTGGTTATGCCCTAATAATAGGGCCTTCTCCTTTATGTTTTTTACTAGCTTCCACTTCTTTTGATCGAAGTCAAAATTATACACCTTAAATGTTGTTGTTTCATACCGATATGAGAACTTCCTTTTATCCGAGTCCAAATCAAATACCTTAAAACCTGTTGTTTCATACCGTAACTTTAAAGGATCTTTTTGATCCTTCAGATCCATATATCTCAACACATATAGAAGGCAGTCGGATGACTCTACTAAATATCTATACTCAAAGTATCCTATCTTAGGGAGTAGTGCGAATGGTATAACCCTTGGATCATCGCCAATATCACATTATACAACTTTCGACCTTCCTATTGCATAAAAATTGTCCTTATAATATAAGAGGTCCTTATATTGAATATCTTCACTTTTTAAAGTAATCCACCGCTTATCACCCGGTTTGCAAAATGCCAACTTCTTATAATTACTATGAATAGCCATAATGACACAATTGGCATTTAAAGGAGAAGGAGTAGAAGACAGAATAACCTTgttcaagaaaaattcaattgGTGTTTCATCAAGGTCAGGGGGAGAATCTTCAAAAGTTATTGCCGGAGGTAGATCGATTTGCACACTTGAAATCGGATTTAAACAACATATTTCATAAGGAAAAGTGTGATTTATTGTGATTAACCACCCATTCCATGAGTTGCAACACCATTTATCGCGCATAGCTgcaatttgaattttataagcCTTCTTCTTAAAGAAATCATAGAGCTTGTGGGCTTCATCATCCTTATTAGGAGGCAGTAACAACATCGGACTCAAAGGTCTCAAAGGCTTGAAGACTTGTTGCCTTGCCTCCAAAGCAACCAAACCCCAAAACCTACATACAGTTCCAAACCGAATTATGTCTCCCGCATGTTGTAGCTCATCGAAAATTAGCTCTATTAATTCTTAAAGAAAcgagtataaaaaataaataaagagcaAGAAGTATGTTTGTTACGTATCAATACGTTCTTGGGACTACTCCATTGTGtggattttatttaaaataagaacGAAAAACCAAATACAGAACCTGTCAGGGCTGGATTTCTGCTGTAGTGGCGACGGTGCTACTGATGAACAGCGATTGCAGCGGCGGGGCTGATGATCAGCGATAACGAAGAAGGATTACTCTAAAAGCAGAAGAAAAATCAAGACTCCAAAaagcttcttttttttcctccaccctttgtttctttctctcgttttccctttttattgtgtttctttccttcccatCCCAGTTTCcccattttctaaattttattatttctccattcaatttccataaaaatagagaataattcagtcccaaaatcccaaaatttcttttttaaaaggaaTGGATTTGGTcaaaagttttagaaatttcTTTTCCTAATAGATAGAATTCCTTTCAAGGGTAAATTCTGTATCtttatctcttttattttataattctaaaGAGATAttagtaaaaattatttgtgtcaaagttaaatggaattaaaatattatttaaaaaaaataaaattgtagaccttacatgataaaataataattgaaataagaatattttttttaaaaaaaattattttttatataagaatatCTTTCCATTTGTTtagtttctataaaaaaaaattattttgtcaaaaatgGTAATGATAagttaattctttaaaattattgatttttagaGTAGAAAATTAAAGGGAAAGGTAACaatgaattataattaatttttttatgctattataaattcataatttaagCATTGtgagataaaatatttaaatttaatcatataaaaataggtaaattaatataaatcaaattcaTGCATATGATTATCAtatagaaaaaaatggagaacatctaaattgtccaaaaattttaaattattttaataatatattgatgatatttcaTGACTTTTTTCCCAATAAAACTATTAAAGATTAATAATTCAAGTTatgaggaaaatgaaaatatcggtaactACGCATACATCAGTAtttcgattttatggatatattgaaaatattgaaaaaatatcgatggatattttttcacaaatatcaatggagcaaaaattatttaaaattcataaaaatgcttagaaaaactccaaaaaatgataaaataaataaaaatacacattttaaagttattttgtaaatgtaattttattacattttaaatgaaaaattaaattaatttatataaaatatttattttgagatttaatttctaaaattttattaaaaatatgtggtaacaactttttttattaatattaatttatttaaataattaaaattattaataatttgtcttattaaatttatttttatttataaaatatcatctataaaaaccaaaatttcaatggtagtgatttaatcaaaataaagatatatattTATTGTTCCTATGGGGCACAAATGGTAAGGAATGACTATAGAAATTAGAATATATATTTCCCTTTTGGTAAACGAGTGAGTGACCCTTGTGTCTAAGGGTCACTCGAACGGTAAGTAGTTCTATATTGTTCCTATTGTTCTATCTCCTGtaataatgaaaaagaaatttttgttttcatttggaCGAGACAAAGTGTTTTCACTTGAATGGAATGAAGAAGAGCAGCAGAGGACGAAAGGGTGCTAGCAATGTTTGCTGTACTTGGACTTTTGtgggattttcatttttcagttGGGCTTTTAGGGTAGAATGTCCATAAATTAAGCTACCAAATTCTAAATAAAGCATAATTCGGGGCTCAAAAGATAATTTTCCCTAGTTTAAAGCCACAAGTGTCGCTTCGACGTCAAGCTCCTGTTTAACATGGCCAACAAAACAGGCTGCGCTTCCCGGAACGCATCGTTTTATGATCTTTTGACTCGTGGCCTTATCTTATCCTAGATATCCGCCCCGCATTTTTACTACACCAAACAAATCATGACTGGTTTTCATTTTCAGCCGTCACCTTCCTATCAAATCAGTGCTCAGATCCTTAGCCGGTCAGCCGTCTCCAATGGCCCAAATTGCCAACAAGGACCTCAACGCCAACGCCCGCAGAAGACTCGCTTCTGTCGCCCACCACCTCACTCCGCTTCATTCCACTACTCCCAATTGCTCTTCGCTTGGGTTCCATACCACCTCCGCCCCAGACAGCTACCGCCGTGTACACGGTGAGGTCCCCACTCACGACGTTACTTGGAATCCCGCATGCGATGAGTCCGGCAAGGCATTCACCGACATTATCTACGAGAAAGCCGTCGGAGAAGCCATTGCCAAGGTATGCTTTCATTTATTTGCattcaaaacaattaaacaGATGCTTAGACGTTTGCTGATAGTTCTTTGTTTCTACTGTTTCAGATTACGATTAACCGGCCAGAGAGAAGAAATGCCTTCAGACCCAATACGGTAAAGGAGCTCATTCGCGCATTCAATGATGCCAGAGATGATAGTTCAGTGGGAGTCATCATCTTTACTGGGAAGGTACATGCCTGTTTCATCACTATGTCAGTGATTTTTTAGTACCAGATGCGTTGTAAGCCCTCctaattttctttgcaatcCTCAATTTGGGAGCTCGGTTGCGAATGGCTTGATTCCAATGATATGAATCTGatcgttttttttcttttgctcatGGGAGTGCCCTgctatttcctttttcttttatatattttgaatttctttgatGCCTCTGTTTCAGAAGATCTCTTTATGGATTTTAATATTCCTGATGATTTGTTGCTGTAGGGGACCAAGGCATTTTGTAGTGGTGGGGATCAAGCATTTAGAGGCAGAGACGGCTATGCTGATCATGATGATTTTGGTCGCCTCAATGTTCTAGATTTACAGGTAAACGAGTTTATTCTATGAATTCTGCTCTTACTTGCTGTTGCCCTATTTGTAAGTCATTTGAGCAGGGAAATTTTCTTCAAGATGATCATCAAACTACCATTGACTCTTGTAGAATATTCAATAGCCAAAAcacttatcaatttttttcctcCACTGTGAAATACATTTTCTGAAAGACTTTCTTTTGTATGTTTTTATCTCTGTACAGATGCAGATTCGGCGTCTTCCAAAACCCGTCATTGCAATGGTGTATTCTTCTTGTTCTTACTCagcatttttatttcttcatttaattCACTTGTTCTTCACTATATATTTCTACTCTGTTTCAAAACCAGGTAGCAGGTTATGCCGTTGGAGGGGGACATGTGTTGCACATGGTCTGTGATCTCACAATTGCTGCAGATAATGCCATTTTTGGTCAGACTGGTCCTAAGGTGCTTAATGtttcaattcttttttgttGCCTCTTTGTCATTTTAAAGCTTATAGTTTCAACCCCCTCAACCGGTATGCTGGAATTAACAAAGCCTGAAATGGTGGTTCAAAAGGGGTTATCTTACTTTGATAGCCCATATTCTTGGTTATTCCTAATCTGTACATACTCTGCAGGTTGGAAGCTTTGATTCTGGGTATGGAAGTTCCATCATGTCCCGTTTGGTAAGTTGAAGGTGGAGCtgtcttatttattttgcaAGGAGGTTTTAATACTATTCTTTGGTATCTTAGAGAACCCAAAATGTAGTTTCCACAAGTAAAACAGATTGCTACTGTTGCATCATCAATAGCCACTTTGTCAAACAGATCCTCTCAATATTTGGAAGATTGTGATGGGATAATTATTTTGGTATTGTGATTCAACAGATTGGGCCTAAGAAAGCACGTGAAATGTGGTTTACGGCAAGGTTCTACACAGCTTCAGAGGCAGAGAAAATGGGTCTTGTCAATATTGTTGTACAAGTgagttcattttatttttgtttcttccaATCAATAAAAAGCTCTCCCTCTCTCACAGATACATTTAGGTTATTTGGGGTTATGTATGTCATATTTATAGACCTTATCTTCACTCCAAGAGCATTGGTTTTCACCTGGAGTCATGAGGGAACCAAACTTGCATGAACATTCACTCAACCATTAGCTAATGTCTAATGATTTCTATCTTTTTCAGTTGGAGAATTTAGAAAAAGAGACAGTTAAATGGTGTAGGGAGATTCTCAGGAACAGCCCAACTGCAATCCGGGTGCTGAAATCAGCTCTTAATGCTGTTGATGATGGCCATGCTGGACTCCAGGTACCTTCCGTTCCAATTATCATGTTTATAAAGGCCTACATTAACCAAATGGCTGTGAAAATAAGCCCATTAGTGTCATGATCCACCATCCTCAATCCTGCATTGCTAAAATTGT contains these protein-coding regions:
- the LOC104879713 gene encoding uncharacterized protein LOC104879713, which codes for MEHIEFLNPNNRYKCLKCGDEFQNSNGIKHYNSDRHRKWHHVCSKCYNAFARKINLLEHRSKNIHGINVADEEEEEAEEEDDEGGNEVEDDDGNEGGNEVEVEDDSDVDEGGENAEHGDEEEADGGENGEDDDGNEVG
- the LOC100253421 gene encoding CRS2-associated factor 2, chloroplastic — its product is MVILATLPGSSSLFSSLPQGPPPNDSTTSTPPQPPIPIPKYPPPLKSQKSSRPPTKPPTPAFKTVHHRSKYYKPVSDGVIASDGDRSVVIGESGVSYLLPGAPFEFQFSYSETPKAKPLAIREPAFLPFAPPTMPRPWTGKAPLKKSKKKIPLFDSFNPPPPGTKGVKRVEMPGPFPLGKFPVEGRTREEILGEPLSKAEIRMLVKPYLSHNRQVNLGRDGLTHNMLELIHSHWKRQRVCKVRCKGVPTIDMDNVCHHLEEKTGGKIIHRVGGVVYLFRGRNYNYRTRPQYPVMLWKPAAPVYPKLIQEAPEGLTKFEADELRMKGKNLIPICRLVKNGVYISLVKDVRDAFEGSPLVKIDCKGMHASDYKKIGAKLKELVPCVLLSFDDEQILTWRGHGWKSMYQGAPSFLIPVVADVASGLEGSGIPKSNHHRLDTKAVSASPKMMSLWKSAIESSKALLLDETGLGPDALLKVVEEFEGISQATEHSYPALVMSSEDGTGGTKAEYEGYNSEDYSEDEMYNDDDDDEYLVNESLEEMESPVPLGSLPVDLLAKQLGEE
- the LOC100246470 gene encoding 1,4-dihydroxy-2-naphthoyl-CoA synthase, peroxisomal, producing the protein MAQIANKDLNANARRRLASVAHHLTPLHSTTPNCSSLGFHTTSAPDSYRRVHGEVPTHDVTWNPACDESGKAFTDIIYEKAVGEAIAKITINRPERRNAFRPNTVKELIRAFNDARDDSSVGVIIFTGKGTKAFCSGGDQAFRGRDGYADHDDFGRLNVLDLQMQIRRLPKPVIAMVAGYAVGGGHVLHMVCDLTIAADNAIFGQTGPKVGSFDSGYGSSIMSRLIGPKKAREMWFTARFYTASEAEKMGLVNIVVQLENLEKETVKWCREILRNSPTAIRVLKSALNAVDDGHAGLQELGGNATFIFYGTEEGNEGKTAYLERRPPDFSKFPRRP